One genomic segment of Polynucleobacter sp. MWH-UH2A includes these proteins:
- a CDS encoding DUF2878 domain-containing protein: MAKFWNFVFFQLGWFACVLGAANQQVFWAVLVTLGYIAFHIWCLDEPKESLRLLSKALLYGIVADSLLVQLGCLNFQDSWPTSQLSPIWMWVLWVLVATTINGSLSWLRGRPILGAVLGGICGSMSYEAGIRMGAGSWGSGGQTLGLILVGMVWALAIPLFFYWDRTPIEHGLVGNP, from the coding sequence ATGGCTAAATTTTGGAACTTTGTCTTTTTTCAGCTTGGGTGGTTTGCTTGCGTTTTGGGCGCGGCTAATCAACAAGTCTTTTGGGCGGTTCTCGTTACTTTGGGCTATATAGCTTTTCATATCTGGTGCCTGGATGAGCCTAAGGAGTCGCTGCGCCTGTTAAGTAAAGCATTGTTGTACGGCATTGTTGCCGACAGTCTCTTAGTGCAACTTGGATGTTTGAATTTCCAGGACTCCTGGCCAACAAGCCAACTTTCTCCAATCTGGATGTGGGTTTTATGGGTTTTGGTAGCCACTACCATTAATGGCTCGCTTTCTTGGCTTCGGGGTAGACCTATTTTGGGTGCAGTTTTGGGAGGTATTTGCGGTTCAATGTCTTACGAGGCTGGCATTCGGATGGGGGCTGGATCTTGGGGTTCTGGTGGCCAAACTCTCGGTTTGATACTGGTCGGGATGGTCTGGGCACTCGCTATTCCACTCTTTTTCTATTGGGATCGGACCCCAATAGAACATGGATTAGTGGGAAATCCGTAA
- a CDS encoding HD domain-containing phosphohydrolase: MNDHQLVKQVWALAAYSNAIKVLLRAKTQLELVQGVCEGITNQFPYVVSWVGLIKENHTKDLLVAGVSGTASAYADGIVVSWDENVPSGKGPLGAAIRTQKPSIVHDCDVDPNFLPWRDRAQKFGIKSCVAVPLQTGKKVLGGLVVYASIANAFSLPEIHLFEGLADEIAFGIDGLQNQAIIEQDKLRQEESQKRLINSLGSMVSAMSTTMELRDPYTAGHQYRVAVISEAIAKEMGCTSDQIHGLKLAALVHDIGKISIPAEILMKPVALTDHEHAILRDHVNNGYKVLKEVPFVWPIAEIVRQHHERIDGSGYPLGLKGDQILLESKILAVADTLESMSSFRPYRPALGIDKAMELILSESGKKLEVAPVMAAKKLYEKGLLQKLVNHR; encoded by the coding sequence ATGAATGATCATCAGCTAGTAAAACAAGTTTGGGCCTTAGCAGCTTATTCAAATGCAATTAAAGTTTTGCTTAGGGCAAAAACACAGCTAGAGCTAGTGCAGGGTGTTTGTGAAGGAATTACAAATCAATTTCCTTACGTAGTTTCTTGGGTAGGATTGATTAAGGAAAATCACACTAAGGATCTACTAGTTGCAGGCGTGTCTGGTACTGCTAGTGCTTACGCTGATGGAATTGTTGTGAGCTGGGATGAGAATGTGCCCAGTGGTAAAGGTCCTTTAGGTGCCGCAATCCGAACTCAAAAACCGTCGATAGTTCATGATTGTGATGTTGACCCAAATTTTTTGCCCTGGAGAGATCGAGCACAAAAATTTGGAATTAAAAGCTGTGTTGCCGTTCCGTTGCAAACAGGGAAAAAAGTGCTTGGTGGCTTAGTTGTCTATGCAAGTATTGCTAATGCATTTTCATTGCCTGAAATCCATTTATTTGAAGGTCTTGCAGATGAAATTGCTTTTGGCATAGATGGTTTACAAAATCAAGCAATCATAGAGCAAGATAAGTTGCGCCAAGAAGAGTCTCAAAAACGACTGATTAATTCATTGGGGTCAATGGTCAGTGCAATGTCTACAACTATGGAATTACGCGATCCATATACTGCAGGACATCAATATCGTGTAGCCGTCATTTCAGAAGCTATCGCCAAGGAGATGGGCTGTACTTCAGATCAAATTCATGGATTGAAATTAGCCGCTTTAGTTCATGACATTGGAAAAATATCTATTCCTGCAGAAATATTGATGAAACCCGTTGCGCTGACTGACCATGAACATGCTATTTTAAGAGACCATGTCAATAATGGATATAAGGTGCTTAAGGAAGTTCCTTTTGTATGGCCAATCGCCGAGATAGTCAGGCAGCATCATGAGAGGATTGACGGCTCTGGTTACCCGCTGGGGCTAAAAGGCGATCAAATATTACTAGAGTCAAAGATACTCGCTGTTGCTGACACGCTAGAATCAATGTCATCGTTTAGGCCGTATCGCCCTGCATTGGGTATTGATAAAGCAATGGAATTAATATTAAGTGAGTCAGGAAAAAAACTTGAGGTTGCGCCTGTTATGGCCGCGAAGAAGCTTTATGAGAAAGGCTTATTACAGAAATTAGTTAATCATAGGTAG
- a CDS encoding glycosyltransferase family 2 protein — translation MGLSIWLSLPWYSDLAAQIGKIFACFLITMIAIVPGFMNAFVFISLLLDKRPPVIADQRYIPVTVLMAAYNEVNSIEDTLASLIKQEYPDKIKIIVISDGSIDGTVDKVRSIAANNPNIELIDLQENVGKAAALNHGLSHVTTDVVITIDADGYVFKDGIRNLVGRYLSDPVDTKAVAGEILIRNSRENWITKAQEWDYFLGIASVKRIQSLFQGTLVAQGAFSLYDRKTLLELGGWPEMVGEDIVLTWKMLNRGYRIGHAEDALAFTDCPNTLKKFVRQRQRWSRGLIEAFKENPLLLFKPRLATLYIWWNTMFPLMDIAYTFGFIPGLVLACFGIYWIVGPMTLFLLPMAALLNWLMYTRGKKMFESEHLHIRSNWFGFVFYVFAYGLILQPACVYGYFSEFFNLKKSWGTK, via the coding sequence ATGGGATTATCAATTTGGCTTTCTCTGCCTTGGTACTCTGATCTGGCGGCTCAAATTGGGAAAATATTTGCATGTTTTCTGATTACGATGATCGCAATTGTTCCAGGCTTCATGAATGCATTTGTTTTTATTTCTCTGCTTCTGGATAAGCGCCCGCCAGTAATTGCTGATCAGCGTTATATACCAGTAACTGTATTAATGGCCGCTTATAACGAGGTTAATTCGATTGAAGATACTCTGGCGAGCTTAATCAAGCAAGAATATCCAGATAAGATAAAAATCATCGTAATAAGTGATGGCTCAATAGATGGAACTGTTGATAAAGTCCGCAGCATTGCTGCAAATAACCCAAATATCGAATTAATTGATTTGCAAGAAAACGTAGGAAAAGCCGCTGCGCTCAATCATGGTCTGAGTCATGTAACTACTGATGTAGTTATTACGATTGATGCTGACGGCTACGTGTTCAAAGATGGAATCCGAAATCTTGTTGGGCGGTATTTGTCTGATCCTGTTGATACAAAAGCTGTTGCCGGTGAAATACTGATACGAAACTCTCGTGAAAATTGGATCACAAAAGCTCAAGAATGGGATTATTTTTTAGGTATTGCTAGCGTTAAAAGAATTCAATCTTTATTTCAGGGTACCTTGGTAGCTCAAGGCGCCTTTTCTCTCTATGACAGAAAGACCTTATTAGAGCTTGGCGGTTGGCCGGAGATGGTAGGCGAAGATATTGTATTGACCTGGAAAATGCTTAATCGTGGTTATCGGATTGGTCACGCTGAAGACGCTCTTGCATTTACTGATTGCCCCAACACTCTTAAGAAATTTGTAAGACAACGACAGCGTTGGTCTAGGGGGTTGATTGAGGCTTTTAAAGAAAACCCATTGTTGCTGTTTAAGCCACGATTGGCTACTTTGTATATTTGGTGGAACACCATGTTTCCATTAATGGATATTGCTTACACCTTTGGATTTATCCCAGGCTTAGTTTTGGCATGCTTTGGAATCTATTGGATAGTTGGTCCCATGACCTTGTTCTTGCTACCAATGGCTGCATTATTAAATTGGCTCATGTACACCAGAGGCAAAAAGATGTTTGAGAGTGAACATCTTCATATTCGATCTAATTGGTTTGGATTTGTATTTTATGTATTTGCCTACGGCCTAATACTCCAGCCTGCATGTGTGTATGGCTACTTTTCTGAATTTTTTAATCTTAAAAAATCATGGGGTACGAAATGA
- a CDS encoding GGDEF domain-containing protein gives MTDAVLSLPISVSLLIGTIGIHKLMSQVNADNQLLSILSQFDPLTNCLSRTETLYQLSNEIKRSLRTKKSFAVLELDIDHFKIINDQHGHNIGDEVLHSLAAFIKSLLRSNDHFGRVGGEEFVIILPDTDEQQARIIADRIREQVERKDGYSQSSAKPIKLTISVGICVAELAESNANIDDLGKALIKQADKAMYKAKNNGRNQISL, from the coding sequence ATGACAGATGCTGTACTTTCTTTACCAATCTCCGTCTCGCTTTTGATTGGCACTATTGGCATTCACAAGTTGATGTCTCAAGTGAACGCTGATAATCAATTACTTTCGATCCTCTCTCAATTTGATCCTTTAACCAATTGCTTAAGTCGTACAGAAACTTTATACCAATTATCAAATGAAATTAAGAGGTCCCTGAGAACAAAAAAATCTTTTGCTGTTCTTGAGCTTGATATTGACCACTTTAAGATAATCAATGATCAACATGGCCATAATATTGGCGATGAAGTACTTCATTCATTAGCTGCTTTTATAAAAAGTCTGCTGCGTAGTAATGATCACTTTGGGCGAGTAGGTGGGGAAGAATTCGTTATTATTCTTCCAGATACTGACGAGCAGCAAGCCAGGATAATTGCTGACCGCATTAGAGAACAGGTAGAGAGAAAAGACGGCTATAGCCAATCGAGCGCTAAACCAATTAAGTTAACCATTAGCGTTGGCATATGCGTAGCTGAGTTAGCAGAGTCAAACGCTAATATTGATGATCTTGGCAAAGCGCTTATTAAGCAGGCTGATAAGGCAATGTATAAAGCAAAAAATAACGGCAGAAATCAAATATCGCTTTAA
- the recA gene encoding recombinase RecA, which yields MALDDKRKSASSEFEGMSGDKQKALTAALAQIEKQFGKGSIMRLGDAEISQDIQVVSSGSLGLDIALGVGGLARGRVIEIYGPESSGKTTLTLHAIAEMQKLGGTCAFIDAEHALDVQYAGKLGVDVNNLLISQPDTGEQALEIADALVRSGSIDLIVVDSVAALVPKAEIEGDMGDSLPGLQARLMSQALRKLTGAIKRTNTTVIFINQIRMKIGVMFGSPETTTGGNALKFYASMRLDIRRIGSIKKGDEVVGNETRVKVVKNKVSPPFREAIFDIMYGAGISREGEIIDMGVEADLVEKSGSWYSYNGDRIGQGKDNVREFLKENPEIAKDIEAKIREKLGVKAGSAVVTDVLSEEEEVE from the coding sequence ATGGCCTTGGATGATAAAAGAAAGTCAGCCTCCTCAGAATTTGAGGGAATGAGTGGAGATAAGCAAAAGGCGTTAACAGCAGCTTTAGCGCAAATTGAAAAGCAATTTGGCAAGGGCTCAATCATGAGATTGGGTGACGCTGAAATCAGTCAAGATATTCAGGTCGTATCCAGCGGTTCATTAGGGTTGGATATCGCACTTGGCGTCGGTGGTCTTGCACGTGGTCGCGTAATTGAAATTTATGGTCCTGAGTCATCCGGTAAAACCACTTTAACTTTGCATGCGATTGCAGAAATGCAAAAGCTTGGTGGTACCTGCGCATTTATTGATGCTGAACATGCGTTAGATGTTCAGTACGCCGGGAAACTGGGTGTTGATGTAAACAATCTGCTGATTTCTCAACCAGATACTGGTGAGCAAGCTTTGGAAATTGCAGATGCATTAGTCCGCTCTGGTTCAATCGATTTGATCGTGGTTGACTCAGTTGCCGCATTGGTTCCAAAGGCTGAAATTGAAGGCGACATGGGCGATTCATTGCCAGGTTTGCAGGCGCGTTTGATGAGCCAAGCCCTACGCAAATTGACTGGCGCCATTAAGCGTACTAATACAACGGTCATCTTCATCAACCAAATTCGTATGAAGATTGGTGTGATGTTTGGCTCTCCAGAAACAACTACTGGCGGTAACGCTTTGAAGTTCTATGCTTCTATGCGTTTAGATATTCGCCGCATCGGTAGCATCAAAAAGGGCGATGAAGTTGTTGGCAATGAAACCCGCGTGAAAGTCGTGAAGAATAAGGTTTCCCCGCCATTCCGTGAAGCCATTTTTGACATTATGTATGGCGCTGGTATTTCAAGAGAGGGTGAAATTATTGATATGGGCGTAGAAGCTGATCTCGTTGAAAAATCTGGTTCTTGGTACAGCTACAACGGCGATCGCATTGGGCAAGGTAAAGACAATGTGCGTGAATTCTTGAAAGAGAATCCAGAAATCGCTAAAGACATCGAAGCAAAAATTCGCGAGAAATTAGGTGTTAAAGCGGGATCTGCTGTAGTGACGGATGTGCTAAGTGAGGAAGAGGAAGTCGAATAA